The Spirosoma foliorum genome has a window encoding:
- the parS gene encoding type II RES/Xre toxin-antitoxin system antitoxin has product MVLSDRTALVFSALKGVPATRFFEIADLTGYKREQLAEVFDTSLKTFQRYEREHKKLNPQDSEKVLKIMALFQTGESVFGSGDSFRRWMDKPAYGLGNQIPFELLHTSGGIDLVMDEVIRIEYGDLA; this is encoded by the coding sequence ATGGTACTATCTGATCGCACAGCACTCGTCTTTTCGGCTCTCAAAGGAGTTCCGGCTACTCGATTCTTTGAGATAGCGGACTTAACCGGCTATAAACGTGAACAGCTCGCGGAGGTGTTCGATACTTCGCTCAAAACCTTTCAGCGGTATGAGCGGGAACATAAGAAACTAAATCCACAGGATAGTGAGAAAGTCCTCAAGATCATGGCGCTGTTTCAGACCGGTGAATCGGTTTTCGGCTCCGGGGATTCCTTTCGGCGGTGGATGGATAAGCCGGCTTATGGGTTAGGCAATCAAATTCCATTCGAACTGCTTCATACATCAGGAGGAATTGACCTGGTGATGGATGAGGTGATTCGTATCGAATACGGTGATTTAGCCTAA
- a CDS encoding RES family NAD+ phosphorylase, giving the protein MLVYRITKATYADRLVASGGAARWNSRGQFVIYTAATRALACLENVVHRSGEGLLDNFRVMVIEIPDTLPVVTIAPENLPDNWFDFQQYDACQRIGNDWLRMGQSAVLRVPSAIIPNEWNFLISPSHPDFSRIQLLRTEPFTFDPRIKG; this is encoded by the coding sequence ATGCTCGTTTACCGAATTACCAAAGCGACCTATGCCGATCGATTAGTGGCGTCCGGGGGAGCTGCCCGCTGGAATAGTCGCGGGCAGTTTGTTATATATACGGCTGCAACCCGCGCATTAGCTTGTCTCGAAAATGTTGTTCACCGAAGCGGGGAGGGGCTTTTGGATAACTTCCGGGTTATGGTGATCGAGATTCCGGATACACTCCCCGTTGTGACGATTGCCCCCGAAAACTTACCCGACAATTGGTTTGATTTTCAGCAGTATGATGCCTGTCAACGGATTGGAAATGATTGGCTGCGAATGGGCCAGTCTGCTGTTTTGCGCGTGCCCTCGGCCATTATTCCCAACGAGTGGAATTTCCTGATTAGCCCTTCTCACCCCGATTTCTCCCGTATTCAATTACTACGGACTGAGCCGTTTACGTTCGATCCAAGGATTAAGGGATAG